From the genome of Polyangiaceae bacterium, one region includes:
- a CDS encoding electron transfer flavoprotein subunit alpha/FixB family protein, giving the protein MADVLVVGEVAEGKLKKTTHSAITFAQKAAAALGGSFSILVIGAGAAKAAAEAQGFGAAKILVVDDPSLANYVAERYAPSVAAVGKGFAVVVGTASAYGKDLLPRVAARLNAGFASDITELLASGGKLEYKRPMYAGNAFGICSITTSIQVVTVRQSAFAAAEPQGGTSPVENVAFAGPSKAAERVEFVSFDQVKSARPELTEAKVVVSGGRALKEKFNQVLDPLADALGAAIGASRAACDAGYAPSDLQVGQTGKIVAPQLYFAIGISGAIQHLAGMKGSKVIVAINKDADAPIFQVADYGLVADLFGAVPELTKAIQAAKG; this is encoded by the coding sequence ATGGCAGACGTTCTCGTTGTGGGTGAGGTTGCCGAGGGCAAACTCAAGAAGACCACGCATTCGGCGATCACGTTCGCGCAAAAGGCGGCGGCGGCGCTTGGTGGGTCGTTCTCCATATTGGTCATTGGCGCGGGCGCTGCAAAAGCGGCGGCCGAAGCCCAAGGGTTTGGCGCGGCGAAAATCCTCGTCGTCGACGACCCGTCGCTCGCCAATTACGTGGCCGAGCGATATGCGCCGTCCGTTGCGGCCGTCGGCAAAGGCTTTGCGGTCGTGGTTGGCACGGCGAGCGCTTATGGCAAGGACCTTTTGCCGCGCGTGGCAGCTCGTCTCAATGCGGGTTTTGCCAGCGACATCACCGAGCTATTGGCGAGTGGCGGAAAACTCGAATACAAGCGACCGATGTACGCGGGCAATGCATTTGGCATTTGCTCGATCACGACGTCCATTCAGGTCGTGACCGTGCGTCAAAGCGCATTTGCTGCGGCCGAGCCACAAGGTGGCACGTCGCCGGTCGAAAACGTGGCATTCGCGGGACCGAGCAAAGCGGCCGAGCGGGTTGAATTCGTTTCATTCGACCAGGTGAAGAGCGCGCGTCCGGAGCTGACCGAAGCGAAGGTGGTCGTATCGGGTGGCCGAGCATTGAAGGAGAAATTCAATCAGGTGCTCGATCCGCTCGCGGATGCATTGGGTGCTGCGATTGGTGCGAGCCGTGCGGCGTGCGATGCAGGGTATGCTCCGAGCGATCTTCAAGTTGGGCAAACCGGCAAGATCGTCGCGCCGCAGCTTTACTTTGCGATTGGCATTTCGGGTGCCATTCAGCACTTGGCCGGCATGAAGGGCTCGAAGGTCATCGTGGCCATCAACAAGGACGCCGACGCACCGATTTTCCAGGTGGCCGATTATGGTCTCGTGGCGGATCTATTCGGCGCGGTCCCCGAATTGACGAAAGCGATTCAAGCCGCAAAGGGCTGA
- a CDS encoding 5'-methylthioadenosine/S-adenosylhomocysteine nucleosidase, producing MPRPDEPAFFGGDVIYVEKGVPEWVESVKRASAVILVGGIEGTLKTYETALVEQVPVFPLPGTGGNAKTAFDDIMENFGRVKRYHRMTKSQLASLDGPTSSLDTIEPIVSRLFDLLTEELSGRSVPAPDQPQKASKPKEKPNKKPQRVDFLLVTALPEERDSLLAQLPGYSRVPPRRDDVHVYFSVDLPTMDGAGSYGLVLMPLLGMGRVNAATATAEAIKRWRPRHVVLVGIAGGIAARNVALGDLLISEQVVDYELQKITTTGIEVRWSVHKASRRLYAAALNVIGDAWTKRIVAKKPDDGAPRIHVGPIASGDKVVAVQSVLDEYRNVWPALIGVEMEAAGVASACFSAAAQPEFFMVRGVSDLADEAKNAPATESFRKYACDVAASYVVELIRNRPIPFLKRG from the coding sequence GTGCCGCGGCCCGATGAACCTGCCTTTTTTGGTGGCGACGTGATTTACGTCGAAAAAGGTGTTCCGGAATGGGTCGAAAGCGTCAAGCGAGCAAGCGCGGTCATTCTCGTTGGCGGAATCGAAGGAACGCTGAAAACCTATGAAACGGCGCTCGTCGAGCAAGTGCCGGTATTTCCGCTTCCGGGTACGGGTGGAAATGCAAAAACGGCATTCGACGACATCATGGAAAATTTTGGTCGGGTCAAGCGATACCATCGCATGACGAAGAGTCAGCTCGCGTCGCTGGATGGCCCGACGTCGAGCCTCGACACGATCGAGCCTATTGTTTCTCGACTATTTGATTTATTAACCGAAGAATTATCCGGGCGCTCGGTGCCCGCTCCGGATCAACCGCAAAAAGCTTCGAAACCCAAGGAAAAACCCAATAAAAAGCCGCAACGAGTGGACTTTTTGCTCGTCACGGCATTGCCCGAAGAACGCGACTCACTGTTGGCGCAATTGCCAGGGTATTCCCGAGTTCCCCCGCGTAGGGACGACGTGCACGTGTATTTTTCGGTCGATCTGCCGACGATGGATGGAGCGGGAAGTTATGGGCTGGTCTTGATGCCGCTGCTTGGAATGGGGCGCGTGAATGCTGCGACGGCCACGGCGGAAGCGATCAAGCGCTGGCGTCCGAGGCACGTGGTGCTCGTGGGAATTGCCGGGGGGATTGCGGCGCGCAACGTGGCGCTTGGGGATTTGCTGATTTCCGAGCAAGTGGTCGATTACGAATTACAAAAGATCACGACCACAGGCATTGAAGTGCGATGGAGTGTGCACAAGGCATCGAGGCGTCTGTACGCAGCGGCGCTCAATGTGATTGGTGATGCGTGGACGAAGCGCATCGTGGCGAAGAAGCCGGACGACGGTGCACCGCGTATTCACGTGGGACCGATTGCATCGGGGGACAAGGTCGTGGCGGTGCAAAGCGTGCTCGACGAATATCGCAACGTATGGCCGGCGTTGATTGGCGTGGAAATGGAGGCAGCCGGCGTGGCGAGCGCGTGTTTTTCCGCCGCAGCTCAGCCCGAGTTTTTCATGGTACGCGGCGTATCGGATTTGGCGGACGAAGCGAAGAATGCGCCCGCTACGGAGAGCTTCCGCAAATATGCGTGTGATGTGGCTGCGTCGTATGTCGTGGAATTGATTCGGAATCGGCCGATTCCGTTTTTGAAGCGGGGTTGA
- a CDS encoding CPBP family intramembrane metalloprotease has translation MSDDDRGRSSDPFGPRESEPGERGMTFFGATAWAMLATLGLHYLGSVVASIRHPSTVDITTLVGVQTVVTLLLLFGILRFYAPNLSIRHFLGLRRTHVGFYVVAILLGAIVHVPADGLFDAITKHYPTDPELDRLLEEQLAVSTSRRVALGVAIVGIGPFIEEVFYRGALFRPLRKTASAWSVVVVTSVLFGLAHVEWQRVVPIGLLGLALGLLRISSGSLVPSAISARHVQRRFVLGDASNRFDATGSTRKLSASRDDRRIFVHVRASRSCVSDG, from the coding sequence ATGAGCGACGACGACCGCGGGCGTTCCAGCGATCCGTTCGGACCGCGCGAGTCCGAGCCTGGCGAGCGCGGCATGACGTTCTTCGGCGCCACCGCGTGGGCGATGCTCGCAACGCTTGGCCTGCACTATCTTGGAAGCGTCGTTGCGAGCATTCGTCATCCATCGACCGTCGACATCACGACACTCGTTGGTGTTCAAACCGTCGTCACGTTGCTCTTGCTTTTCGGCATCCTTCGGTTTTACGCGCCGAACTTGTCCATCCGCCATTTCCTTGGCCTGCGGCGCACGCACGTCGGGTTCTACGTCGTCGCCATCCTGCTCGGCGCGATCGTGCACGTCCCTGCCGATGGGCTCTTCGACGCGATTACGAAGCACTATCCGACCGACCCCGAGCTCGATCGGCTGCTCGAGGAACAGCTCGCGGTCAGCACGTCCAGACGCGTGGCGCTCGGCGTCGCCATCGTCGGCATCGGTCCGTTCATCGAGGAAGTGTTTTACCGCGGAGCGCTCTTTCGTCCGCTACGCAAGACCGCCAGCGCATGGAGCGTCGTCGTCGTGACGAGCGTGCTCTTCGGTTTGGCGCACGTGGAGTGGCAACGCGTCGTGCCGATCGGGCTGCTCGGTTTGGCGCTCGGTCTGCTGCGTATTTCGAGCGGATCGCTCGTGCCGAGTGCCATCAGCGCACGGCACGTTCAACGGCGTTTCGTTCTGGGCGATGCTTCGAACCGGTTCGACGCCACCGGAAGCACAAGAAAGCTTTCCGCTTCACGTGACGATCGCCGGATCTTTGTTCACGTTCGTGCTTCTCGGAGTTGCGTATCTGATGGGTGA
- a CDS encoding aminopeptidase: MKLLRLALPFSAALLLSACGHDRGSRSYDVERYDLDAEYDWQRSRLVATVRITLAPTENALTGLELDSSVDVQAVRIEGVGEVDFEMEPEKRLWVSLDDVQAKKNTPIVLSIDYEAAPSDNLRPIGKREGDPIDIRAVFTDSEPDGVRQWMPSHDAPSDRALFSAGLRVAPHETLIANGTLVTDENRGSSRYMRYETAYPLPPYLMAFAVSEFDVHATKHGDVPIEVWHRKGLPGDHATMASELARMTGEMEKLFGPYPFERYALVLLPGHMSGGMENAGISFQRETSSTAPGLYGDLGLAAHELAHQWFGDLVSIKTWDDLWIKEGMATLLEEELVRSHIDASGAGTLNGHAFYVVDGQAVWAPEKLPNNKYDSGPYGRSAWFFTQIRKVVGDETFFGTLRDLLEKHRMGNIGTEDVVQAFAPHFEPLGADKLRQALSARALPRILVSEADATITVTDAEGALLAPVQYEWVAPDGTRRRKTVLRGELNAVESIDPQELLVLDPDDVHPPWEIFAVDNELPDFLVSRTIPSTSEQLATFLTLPGVHQARALAVADGAQLPIDPTNLATFLNELHSDAAQAVALERACEAAIALPDPAWSDTIRSAFTTLPKPFGLSYISSYEACTEVIGAAEPWANEWSKLYDGLPNADISDERLFFLSRFDVDRKDVWPIVLDNAGSLRARQLAAGRIHAVLGNHDLFVEWSRTIDAAEILRSNLLYRLGSTTRQWKTEWSYGDPTGQAAFEAGLGALAAVLKKDVTRPAHTYAICTVRNLMWDWKIVGDTERLVFDQKRWNKFVADIKGAPLSVRAADISMNPDLCAN; encoded by the coding sequence ATGAAACTTCTTCGCCTTGCCCTCCCCTTCTCTGCCGCATTGCTTCTTTCGGCCTGTGGTCACGACCGCGGCAGCCGAAGTTACGACGTCGAACGATACGACCTCGATGCCGAATACGATTGGCAAAGAAGCCGCCTCGTCGCAACGGTACGCATCACGCTCGCCCCAACGGAGAACGCCCTTACCGGCCTCGAGCTGGATAGTTCCGTCGACGTCCAAGCAGTGCGCATCGAAGGCGTTGGCGAGGTCGACTTCGAGATGGAACCGGAAAAGCGTTTGTGGGTGTCGCTCGACGACGTGCAAGCAAAAAAGAATACGCCCATCGTTCTATCCATCGACTACGAGGCGGCTCCGAGCGACAACCTGCGCCCCATTGGCAAGCGCGAAGGCGATCCGATCGACATTCGCGCCGTGTTCACCGATTCCGAGCCCGACGGCGTGCGTCAATGGATGCCCTCGCATGACGCTCCTTCCGACCGCGCGCTTTTTTCTGCGGGACTACGCGTCGCTCCACACGAAACACTCATCGCCAATGGAACACTCGTGACCGACGAAAATCGAGGTTCGTCACGGTACATGCGTTACGAAACGGCGTATCCATTGCCACCGTACCTCATGGCGTTTGCCGTCTCCGAATTCGACGTGCATGCCACGAAACATGGCGATGTGCCCATCGAAGTTTGGCACCGCAAAGGTTTGCCCGGGGATCATGCCACGATGGCATCGGAGCTCGCCCGAATGACCGGCGAAATGGAAAAACTCTTCGGTCCCTACCCCTTCGAGCGTTATGCGCTGGTGCTTCTGCCTGGGCACATGTCCGGAGGCATGGAGAATGCCGGAATCAGTTTTCAACGGGAAACATCGAGCACGGCGCCGGGGCTTTATGGCGACTTGGGCCTCGCCGCCCACGAGCTTGCGCATCAATGGTTTGGTGACCTCGTTTCGATCAAAACGTGGGACGATTTGTGGATCAAAGAAGGCATGGCGACGCTGCTCGAAGAAGAGCTCGTGCGTTCCCACATCGATGCAAGTGGTGCAGGAACGCTGAATGGCCATGCGTTTTACGTGGTGGATGGGCAAGCGGTATGGGCTCCGGAAAAACTGCCCAACAACAAATACGACTCGGGGCCTTATGGGCGATCCGCTTGGTTTTTTACGCAAATTCGCAAAGTCGTTGGAGATGAAACGTTTTTCGGTACGCTTCGCGACCTGCTGGAAAAGCACCGAATGGGCAACATCGGCACGGAAGACGTGGTGCAAGCATTTGCGCCCCATTTCGAGCCGCTCGGCGCGGACAAACTCCGGCAAGCATTGTCAGCTCGAGCATTGCCCCGGATCTTGGTATCGGAAGCCGACGCAACGATAACGGTGACCGACGCCGAAGGCGCATTGCTCGCGCCCGTCCAATATGAATGGGTTGCTCCGGACGGTACTCGGCGCAGGAAAACGGTTCTTCGCGGCGAACTGAATGCGGTCGAATCGATTGACCCGCAAGAACTGCTCGTGCTCGACCCCGACGACGTTCACCCGCCATGGGAAATCTTTGCAGTCGACAACGAATTGCCTGATTTCCTCGTTTCGAGGACCATACCGTCGACGTCGGAACAGCTTGCCACATTTCTCACGCTGCCCGGCGTGCATCAGGCCCGCGCACTCGCCGTGGCAGACGGTGCCCAATTGCCCATCGATCCGACGAACCTTGCCACATTTTTGAATGAATTGCATTCGGATGCAGCGCAAGCCGTGGCCCTCGAACGAGCTTGCGAAGCAGCCATTGCATTGCCGGATCCCGCCTGGTCCGATACGATACGAAGTGCGTTCACCACACTGCCAAAACCATTCGGTCTATCGTACATATCATCGTACGAAGCCTGCACCGAAGTCATTGGCGCAGCGGAACCCTGGGCGAATGAATGGTCGAAGCTGTACGACGGGCTCCCCAATGCGGACATTTCTGACGAACGTTTGTTTTTCCTTTCGCGATTCGACGTCGACCGCAAAGACGTTTGGCCGATCGTTCTCGACAATGCAGGCTCCTTGCGCGCTCGGCAATTGGCGGCTGGTCGCATCCACGCTGTGCTGGGCAATCATGATTTGTTCGTGGAGTGGTCACGGACCATCGATGCCGCCGAGATCCTGCGTTCGAATTTGTTGTACCGCCTCGGAAGCACGACGCGTCAATGGAAGACGGAATGGTCCTACGGGGACCCGACCGGTCAAGCTGCATTCGAGGCCGGTCTCGGAGCGCTCGCCGCCGTTTTGAAAAAGGACGTCACGCGGCCTGCGCACACGTATGCAATCTGCACGGTGCGCAACCTGATGTGGGATTGGAAGATCGTTGGCGACACGGAGAGATTGGTGTTCGACCAAAAGCGCTGGAACAAATTCGTTGCGGATATCAAAGGTGCTCCGCTGTCCGTTCGAGCAGCCGATATTTCAATGAACCCGGACCTTTGCGCCAACTGA
- a CDS encoding aminopeptidase, translated as MLRSILLLLVSTQLVACTEPDAEPDLDILERLQAIPGMEAAEGTSPFEGYRYIVMFYDQPADHDAPSSPHFEQLILLLHKDEAAPMVLGTSGYSASKPRIREPAQLLGANQLWVEQRFFEPSRPHPADWSLLTIEQAAADHHRIVEALKPIYSGKWISAGASKGGMTSVYHRRFYPDDVDGTIAYVAPHSFGTPDPRYLDFVAGLGEPDCRAKLMDFQREVLTRRTAMLERQANAAASEGMKFDLLGADKAFETAAVELVFTFWQYFDASLCPNVPTAASTDDEVWGFLHEIASPLLWSDPNVLAYEPYYWQAAVELGYPALEEGHIADLMQYPGIDVPSTYIVQDPGKTPTFDPSAMKDISDWLSTQGERFLFVYGANDPYTAAAFDPGAAKDSYVFVIPGENHSASLLDLAETDRNVAFDALERWTGVAPVVPSGQALEVQEGPRWERW; from the coding sequence ATGCTTCGCTCGATACTCCTTTTGCTCGTCTCCACGCAGCTCGTCGCCTGCACCGAACCGGACGCCGAGCCCGATCTCGATATCCTGGAGCGCCTGCAAGCGATTCCGGGCATGGAGGCCGCAGAAGGAACCTCCCCGTTCGAGGGATACCGATACATCGTCATGTTTTACGACCAACCCGCGGATCACGATGCGCCGTCGTCGCCGCATTTCGAGCAGCTAATTCTATTGCTGCACAAGGACGAAGCGGCGCCGATGGTGCTTGGCACGTCGGGGTATTCCGCCTCAAAACCTCGAATTCGCGAGCCCGCGCAACTTCTGGGAGCCAATCAGCTTTGGGTGGAGCAACGCTTCTTCGAGCCCTCGCGGCCCCATCCCGCCGATTGGTCACTCCTCACCATCGAACAAGCCGCGGCCGATCATCATCGCATCGTAGAAGCTCTCAAACCGATTTATTCGGGCAAGTGGATTTCGGCGGGCGCGAGCAAAGGCGGAATGACGTCCGTGTATCACCGGCGGTTTTACCCGGACGACGTCGATGGGACCATCGCGTACGTGGCTCCGCACAGCTTCGGCACACCGGATCCGCGGTATCTGGATTTCGTCGCGGGCTTGGGTGAACCGGATTGCCGCGCCAAACTCATGGATTTCCAGCGCGAAGTGTTGACGAGACGCACGGCCATGCTGGAGCGCCAAGCGAATGCGGCGGCCTCCGAAGGCATGAAGTTCGATTTGCTCGGCGCGGACAAGGCATTCGAAACGGCAGCCGTGGAACTCGTCTTCACGTTTTGGCAATACTTCGATGCAAGCCTTTGCCCGAACGTGCCCACGGCAGCCTCGACGGACGATGAAGTGTGGGGGTTCCTGCATGAAATCGCTTCGCCACTTTTGTGGTCGGATCCGAATGTTCTGGCCTACGAGCCTTATTATTGGCAAGCGGCGGTGGAGCTTGGATACCCGGCGCTCGAAGAAGGGCACATCGCCGATTTGATGCAATACCCGGGGATCGATGTACCATCGACGTACATCGTTCAGGATCCGGGAAAAACGCCCACGTTCGACCCTTCGGCCATGAAAGACATTTCGGATTGGTTATCGACTCAGGGGGAACGATTTTTGTTCGTGTACGGGGCAAACGATCCTTACACGGCGGCCGCATTCGACCCGGGTGCGGCCAAGGATTCGTACGTTTTCGTCATTCCAGGGGAAAACCATTCCGCGAGCCTTCTCGACCTTGCGGAAACGGATCGAAACGTGGCATTCGACGCGCTCGAAAGGTGGACCGGCGTGGCACCGGTCGTGCCTTCGGGGCAGGCGCTCGAGGTTCAGGAGGGGCCGCGCTGGGAAAGGTGGTAA
- a CDS encoding DNA-directed RNA polymerase, which produces MFSASTRTHFPAVALSVLALTTLGGCASYIPFTHELRTEHGLTDDEVKNLQFYVSHDITLRREVESGGRKVTPGHKLLLISGKQIEEVVIPAKTPGVAVKVGPRAIAVSFQPGTAMVFTVKGSRLALENGFLRPVALDGRDDFATRPFAALLGQQFAKPPNPFPGNETGVAPVASDDASGNYWIDSDNAGRVQFAEKDWNAEDNTQQAHLLISSDSLERSGRRELEGR; this is translated from the coding sequence ATGTTTTCTGCATCTACCCGAACGCATTTTCCGGCCGTCGCTCTTTCCGTGCTTGCGCTCACCACGCTTGGTGGATGTGCGAGTTACATCCCGTTCACGCACGAGTTGCGGACGGAGCATGGTTTGACTGACGACGAAGTGAAAAACCTTCAGTTTTACGTGTCGCACGACATCACGTTGCGTCGCGAGGTGGAATCGGGTGGTCGGAAGGTGACGCCTGGGCACAAGCTGCTGTTGATATCGGGCAAGCAGATCGAGGAAGTGGTGATTCCGGCGAAGACCCCTGGAGTTGCGGTGAAAGTTGGCCCGCGGGCGATTGCGGTGAGTTTTCAACCGGGGACGGCGATGGTGTTCACGGTGAAGGGATCGCGGTTGGCGTTGGAAAATGGATTTTTGCGGCCGGTGGCGCTGGATGGGCGTGACGACTTTGCGACGCGTCCGTTTGCAGCGCTTTTGGGTCAGCAATTTGCGAAGCCGCCGAATCCGTTTCCGGGCAACGAGACGGGGGTCGCGCCGGTTGCGAGCGACGACGCGAGCGGCAATTATTGGATCGATTCGGACAATGCGGGGCGCGTGCAATTTGCGGAGAAGGATTGGAACGCCGAGGACAATACGCAGCAGGCGCATTTGCTCATCAGCTCTGATTCGCTGGAGAGAAGCGGACGTCGCGAGCTGGAAGGGCGTTAA
- a CDS encoding electron transfer flavoprotein subunit beta/FixA family protein — protein sequence MKILVPLKRVADPDNANKVKIPGSGDKIETTGLEWKPNPFDEYALEAALRLTENGQQPKTRLGEVVVVTFGPKDTETTLRASLATGADKAIRIDTTDDKLDGDLVARALKSLVEKEKPDVVLMGKQAVDGDSNQVGQILAELLDWPMATFAATIREEAGALLVGREVDGGVATLRVKLPAVVTVDLRIVAPTSVYSMKTPAAHKYNDGVRFAALPAIMAAKKKPLAEVKLADLAPDAALKVQYKGFAAPAARKAGIKVKDVADLVSRLKNEAKVL from the coding sequence GTGAAGATCCTCGTCCCTCTCAAGCGCGTCGCCGATCCGGACAACGCCAACAAAGTGAAGATCCCTGGGTCCGGAGACAAGATCGAGACCACGGGGCTCGAATGGAAACCGAATCCATTCGACGAGTACGCCCTCGAGGCCGCCTTGCGGCTGACGGAAAACGGGCAGCAGCCGAAGACGCGTCTCGGCGAAGTCGTGGTCGTGACGTTTGGTCCCAAGGACACGGAGACGACGCTGCGTGCCTCGCTGGCAACCGGCGCTGACAAAGCGATTCGCATCGACACGACCGACGACAAGCTCGACGGTGACTTGGTTGCGCGTGCGTTGAAGTCGCTGGTCGAGAAGGAAAAACCCGACGTCGTTTTGATGGGCAAGCAAGCCGTCGACGGCGACTCGAACCAGGTTGGGCAGATCCTCGCAGAGCTGCTCGATTGGCCGATGGCGACGTTTGCCGCGACGATTCGCGAAGAAGCGGGCGCGCTGCTCGTGGGCCGCGAAGTCGACGGCGGCGTGGCGACGCTACGCGTGAAGCTTCCCGCTGTCGTGACGGTCGACTTGCGCATCGTTGCGCCGACGAGCGTGTATTCGATGAAGACGCCGGCTGCGCACAAGTACAACGACGGCGTGCGGTTTGCCGCGCTGCCTGCGATCATGGCGGCGAAGAAGAAGCCGCTCGCCGAGGTGAAGCTTGCCGACCTTGCGCCCGATGCGGCGCTCAAGGTTCAGTACAAGGGCTTCGCGGCGCCTGCTGCACGCAAAGCGGGCATCAAGGTCAAGGATGTGGCGGACCTCGTCTCGCGTTTGAAGAACGAGGCGAAGGTTCTTTGA
- a CDS encoding tetratricopeptide repeat protein, with the protein MGGDVAAAIDDFTTVIDIDPEFVPAYERRGAARQNLDDLDGALADFDTALRITPDNPDTLTERATVRALRSDFDGAVHDVERALSIAPKDWAMRDDAEEMLRAMRKAKDNGGHEHPAAALESHAHDEPRELPTTVIEHALSEAGFPYSREDDGQGEVDYLTPMSDGKVMEACVIRLSEPLDRLVLYVLFRPKAKKSIAWSFVSSSLKQLRNG; encoded by the coding sequence TTGGGCGGCGACGTCGCGGCCGCGATCGATGACTTCACCACGGTGATCGACATCGACCCCGAGTTTGTCCCGGCGTACGAACGGCGCGGCGCAGCACGACAAAACCTCGATGACCTCGATGGCGCGCTCGCGGATTTCGATACGGCGCTACGCATCACACCGGACAATCCAGACACGCTCACGGAACGCGCCACGGTGCGAGCTTTGCGTTCGGACTTCGACGGCGCCGTGCACGATGTGGAACGCGCGCTCTCGATTGCCCCGAAGGATTGGGCAATGCGCGACGACGCCGAAGAAATGCTGCGTGCAATGCGCAAAGCGAAGGACAACGGGGGGCACGAACATCCCGCCGCAGCGCTCGAATCACATGCACACGACGAACCTCGAGAGCTACCGACGACGGTGATCGAACACGCGCTCTCGGAAGCGGGGTTTCCATATTCACGCGAAGACGATGGGCAAGGCGAGGTCGACTATCTCACGCCGATGAGCGACGGAAAGGTCATGGAGGCTTGCGTCATCCGTTTGTCCGAGCCGCTCGACAGGCTCGTGCTCTACGTCCTCTTTCGTCCGAAGGCGAAGAAGAGCATCGCATGGAGCTTTGTGAGTTCGTCGCTGAAACAATTACGGAATGGGTGA